The Bradyrhizobium sp. B097 genome contains the following window.
TGGTATCGACGGACGGGAACAGCGTTCGCGTCCAGTCGACCAGCGGCTTGATGCGGTCGTGGCGTATGTCGCGGTTCATGCCGTTGAGCTCTGCGGTGCCCGCCACGCGAAAGCGCGCGGCGCCCAACCGGCTGGTCACGATCTTGGCGCCGTCATCAAGCAGGCTCACCCAGGGGGCGGCCTTTTGACTCCGCTCGTCGTCGAGATGCACGGTGATCGAATAGCCCTTCACCGGATAGATATTCAGGCGATCACCGAGCATCGCAGCCAAGTTGCGACTCGCCGATCCGGCACATACGACGACGCCATCGGCCTCGATGATCTGATCGACCAGGCCCTGATCGCCGCAAGACGCCTCATACGAATGTGCGATGCGATAAACGCCGTTCCGATCGATCCGCCTCACCGTGGCGTCAAAGATGAAGCGGACACCTCGCTGCTCGCATACCTTGGCAAGTCCGTAGGTGAACTTATGGATGTCACCGGTGGAATCCGACGGGGTGTAGAAGCCGCCGAAGAAATCGCCATGCAGGGTTGGCTCGATCGACTTCACCTCCGCGGCGGTGACCGGACGACGGTCCAGGCCCCCGTCCACCAGAATCGCATTGACCTTCAATGCATGCTGGAAGCTGGCCTTGTCCCGATAGATATGCAGGATACCGCGACGTTCGTGATCGAAGTCGATGTGCTCGCGCTCAGCAATTTCGAACAGGTGCTTGCGCGCGGCAATGGCGAGCCGCACGGTCTCGATCGTATTGCTGCGATATTTTCCGATGTTGTAGACGAATTCCCCGAGCCAGGCATATTTGTGCCAGGTCGGTGCAGGATTCATCAGCAGCGGCGCATCGCGCTTCAGCATCCACTTCACTCCCTTGAAAACCGTCGACCAGCTATTCCAGACCTCGGCATTGCTCGCCGATAGCTGGCCGCCATTGGCGAACGACGTCTCCATTCCGGCATAACGCTGCCGGTCGATCACCGTGACGGAATAGCCGCGATTGAGAAGGGAATAGGCAGTGGTGACGCCGGTGATACCAGCGCCGATGACAGCGATATGGGGCATTACTCTCTCCGCGATAGAAATTGGGAGCGGACCGAAGCCCGCGGCTCATCCCCAATCTGTCGCTGTACCTGAGAGATTAGCCACGGCGGCTTGGCCGGTGCGGCGGTCCCCTTCGGTGGGCACTCGCAGTGCCACTCTCCAGATCGTTCAGCTGCATGGTCACCTTTGCCTGAGAGTTTCCTGGGGGTTGCTCCTTCGGCGCCGGCCAATACCGCCACGGCGGCGACCGGTCTCTCCCATGCAGCCTCTTGAACGCGTGAATTCTTTGGCTGCCATGCGCCTCCGCCATGGAAGGCGAGCTATCAATTCCCTCCGTCGTACAGAGTGGTGGTTGTTTCAACTTGTTCCTCATGCAGACCGGCGCGCTCGACCGCTGCCGCGGCAAGTTCGCGAGCCTTACGCCGAATCTCTGCCTCGTCGACGCCCTGCACCTTTCCATCGGCGTACAGCACCTTGCCGTCGACCCAGGTCTGGGCGATCGAAGCGGTCGACGCCGAGAACACCAGGGCTTGCAGTGGGTCGTGGAACGGCGTCCACTCCACGTGGTCGAGATCAAAGAGGATGAGATCAGCCTTCTTGCCGATCTCCAGCGAGCCGATCTCGTCGTCCCACATCAACGCCCTCGCGCCTTCGATGGTCGCCGCACGCAGGGCCTGGCGCGCCGTGAAGATATCCGGTTGCAGGCGTGCATCCTTGAACATGCCTGCGACGATCAGCATTTGCCGCATCAGATTCATGTTGCCTGCGGCCGACACCCCGTCGGTGCCGAGTCCGACTTTCACGCCCGCCTTCACCATCTCCGGATACTTTCCGATGGCGGTTGCGCCCTTGCCAAGCTTGAACGACGAACACGGGCAGAAGGCGACACTGGCGCCACGGTCGGCAAGCAGGCGGACTTCGTCGTCCGACACTGCCGCGCCATGGGCGATCACCAGGTTCTTCTGGATGCCTCCAGCCCTGTCGAT
Protein-coding sequences here:
- a CDS encoding D-amino acid dehydrogenase is translated as MPHIAVIGAGITGVTTAYSLLNRGYSVTVIDRQRYAGMETSFANGGQLSASNAEVWNSWSTVFKGVKWMLKRDAPLLMNPAPTWHKYAWLGEFVYNIGKYRSNTIETVRLAIAARKHLFEIAEREHIDFDHERRGILHIYRDKASFQHALKVNAILVDGGLDRRPVTAAEVKSIEPTLHGDFFGGFYTPSDSTGDIHKFTYGLAKVCEQRGVRFIFDATVRRIDRNGVYRIAHSYEASCGDQGLVDQIIEADGVVVCAGSASRNLAAMLGDRLNIYPVKGYSITVHLDDERSQKAAPWVSLLDDGAKIVTSRLGAARFRVAGTAELNGMNRDIRHDRIKPLVDWTRTLFPSVDTNRVVPWAGLRPMMPNMMPRVGKGRMPGVFYNTGHGHLGWTVSAATAEMVAECVAGEITAGRMEHFRLDAEQTA